Part of the Aquificaceae bacterium genome is shown below.
GACAAAGCACTTGAGCTTGACAGAGAAAGAAGGGCTATTCTAAAAGAGATTGAAAGGCTAAGAGCGGAAAGAAACGCTAAGAGCAAGGAAATAGGCAAGCTAAAAAAAGAGGGAAAGGACACATCAGAGCTTGAAGCAGAGGTGAAGAACCTAAGGGAAAGTATAGAGAAGTATGAGGTGGAGTTATCTAAGGTGGAGACAAAGTTAAGAGAGGTGATGCTCTCCATTCCAAATCTTCCACACGAAAGCGTGCCTGTGGGTGAGGATGAAAGTCAGAACGTGGAAGTCCGTAGGTGGGGGAAGCCAAGGGAGTTTAACTTTCAGCCAAAACCTCATTGGGAAATTGGAGAAAGGCTTGGCATCATTGATTTTGAAAGGGCAAGCAAGCTCTCTGGAAGCAGGTTTTCCGTGCTTCTTGGCTGGGGTGCAAAGTTGGAGAGGGCTCTTATAAACTTTATGTTAGACCTGCACTCAAAAAAGGGCTACAAGGAAGTTTTGCCACCACACCTTGTAAGACCAGAAATTTTGATAGGCACTGGTCAGCTTCCCAAGTTTGAAGAGGAACTATACAGATGCGAAAGGGATGACCTATACCTAATACCCACTGCAGAAGTGCCACTTACAAACCTCTTTAGAGATGAAATACTTTCAGAAGACCAGCTTCCCATATACATGGTTTCTTACACTCCCTGCTACAGAAGAGAAGCAGGCTCATACGGAAAGGACGTAAGGGGTCTAATACGACAGCACCAGTTTGACAAGGTGGAGCTTGTGAAGATAGTAAAGCCAGAACACTCTTATGAAGAGCTTGAAAGACTTACCGCAGATGCGGAGGCAGTTTTGCAAGCTCTTGGACTTCCTTACAGGGTAGTGCTTTTATGCACCGGTGATATGGGTTTTGCTTCTGCAAAGACCTACGACATTGAAGTGTGGTTTCCCTCTCAGGGAAGATACAGAGAGAT
Proteins encoded:
- the serS gene encoding serine--tRNA ligase, encoding MLDIELLRKDPEWVRERLSTRDKAYAELVDKALELDRERRAILKEIERLRAERNAKSKEIGKLKKEGKDTSELEAEVKNLRESIEKYEVELSKVETKLREVMLSIPNLPHESVPVGEDESQNVEVRRWGKPREFNFQPKPHWEIGERLGIIDFERASKLSGSRFSVLLGWGAKLERALINFMLDLHSKKGYKEVLPPHLVRPEILIGTGQLPKFEEELYRCERDDLYLIPTAEVPLTNLFRDEILSEDQLPIYMVSYTPCYRREAGSYGKDVRGLIRQHQFDKVELVKIVKPEHSYEELERLTADAEAVLQALGLPYRVVLLCTGDMGFASAKTYDIEVWFPSQGRYREISSCSNCEDFQARRMNTKYRDSQGKLHFVHTLNGSGLAVGRTLSAILENYQQEDGSVIVPPALRDYLGVDVIKPE